The nucleotide window tattattatacagcctGACATTATTATCactctattattaatattattattattataatcactCTATCATTAATATTATACAGCCTGGAATTATAATCACTCtatctttaatattattattataatcactctatcattattattattattataatcactctatcattaatattattattatacagcctGGCATTATTATCCATCTTTCATTAATATTATACAGCCTGGCATTATAATCactctatcattattattattatacagcctGGCATTATTATCactctatcattattattatacagtctgGCATTATTATCActcttatcattattattattatacagcctGGCATTATTATCACTATTATACAGCCTGGCATTATAATCactctatcattattattattatacagcctGGCATTATTATCACTATTATACAGCCTGGCATTATAATCACTCTATCATTAATATTATACAGCCTGGCATTATTATCactctatcattattattattatacagcctGGCATTATTATCACTATTATACAGCCTGGCATTATAATCACTCTATCATTAATATTATACAGCCTGGCATTATTATCACTCTATCATTAATATTATACAGCCTGGCATTATTATCACTCTATCATTAATATTATACAGCCtggcattattattaatattattattatacagcctGGCATTATTATCactctattattaatattattattatacagcctGGCATTATTATCactctattattaatattattattataatactcattattggggggaagggggtgaaaacccgctaacagtttaattgatatgctttcctgaagaagtgagttttcaaagatttgttGATGATGATAATAAAGATGAGATACATATTTTAGCTAAAATTTAGATCTAGCATGTGGAATAAGCTAGGAATGCCTGGGAACGGATGTCTTTCGGTTGCGTCTATCATACCTGAAGGGAGCCAGAGAGACCTATATTAAAGGCTTGAAAACCAATTTTTCACTTGACACCAAGGACAGAATGCTGCAGGTCTAGAGGAAACGACAAAACTTAAATTGAAAGTCAGAATCAATCAGCAAGGTCCATTATATAGAAATAGTACTTGTTCTGTTGCTAGTGATCTGATATTATTAAGACATGGAACTAAAATTTGCTTCTTTTGTCAGCTGAGCTGGTGGTAGATAAAGCAATGGAGCTGAAATTTGTCGGAGGGGTTTTTGGAGGAAACATCAAGCCAACTCCTTTCCTGTGTCTGACCCTGAAGATGCTCCAAATCCAGCCAGAAAAAGACATTATTGTGGAGTTTATAAAGAATGAAGATTTCAAGTGAGTCCTTGATCCTGTTTCTAGCCGGAGCTTCAGAGTAATAAGAAATTTTGTACGCCTCAGAATAAGTATTGCTGTAGAATGTTTTCTGCTTTTTAATGATTTccaattccttttttatttttttaactccttACTAGGTATGTACGTGCATTGGGAGCTCTGTATATGCGCCTGACCGGCACTGCTAGTGACTGCTACAAATATTTAGAGCCATTGTATAACGACTATCGTAAAGTCAAAACACAAAACCGGGATGGAGGTAAAGTACAAGTTGATACTAGTATCTGTGCATGTAGCTCACGTGTTTCATTAAGATTCAAAAATCTGATATAGTATGTAGAATGAAAAGCACATAGTTTGCAATCTGTAACTTAGAATAATGAACTTATGTAGATTTGTGTTGAAATGTTTTTTATAATGTACAAATATTGTGTTCTTTGGCAGACTTCGAACTAATGCATGTCGATGAATTCATCGACGAGCTCCTGCACAGTGAACGTGTATGTGATATCATATTACCACGATTACAGgtacgttgtttttttttgtataatttttttcttcGCATTCAaacaggtttatttatttatttttcataaatacaaaaacaaagtgattgagGTGCTatgatatttttaaattaattaagcaTGCAAAGTAAATCAATGCAGGAGCACCTTATAAAGCGAATCTCGCTactaaaaacaaacacaaaacaatctccctactaaaaccaaacactaaaaataaaaaaaagtacgcTGTGCCTTCAAAAGAATTAACAAAGTGTGTATCAAATAAATTAAAGGTAAATGTGCTGTAAGTGTTCTTATCTATTGTGCACAGTTGTGACAAATGTTACACAAGTTGGTTTGCCCTGCAAGATATATTGCACAGTCTTGGTTGATGCACTTTATTGTAAATAGTGCACTTTGCATTTGTATATCACTCCATTGCAAATAGTGCACTTTGCATTTGTATATCACTCCATTGCAAATAGTACACTTTGCATTTGCATAACACTTAATTAATTTGATATGCACTtagtgtaagatttttttttccctcttgaaAGATTTGATTAATTGACACTGCTGTTATGTATGCTGTCTTTTCAGCATATTGAGAATGCAAAATGTAGTAGGTCACATTAATCTATTTTTACAATGCTTCTTAGTATACCTCACAGGGTTATTCCAATGCACCATGTACAGAAAGCTCAAAAATACTACAGAAAAATGTTACATGTTTAGTGCTTCTGTTTGACATCTTACTACTGATATGGTTTATCTGGTTATTATGCTCTCTAGAAACGTTATGTTCTGGAGGAGACTGAACAGCTTGATCCGCGGGTGAGTGCATTGGAGGAAGACATGGATGATGTGGAGTCCAGTGATGATGAAGAAGAAGATGATGATAAGGTGTGTGTGAAAAACAaaactaggatttttttttttttgattaaagAGTAAGTGGTCTAAGTTTCACATGGTTTTACCACCATGCACGATGGTACAATAAATGGATATTTTGAGCTTTAAAGAAACGCTCTTGGGCCCCTAGCTATTCTCAACCTGTAAAATGCCAATCACTTGACCATTTGCTCTGGTACATGCGACTGAAGATCAGTGCTTTGCTTGGTAACGTCATTGCACTATGAAGTcgctgccagaaaaaaaaaacagcatgaaCTTCAGTTGGGTTAAGTAGGTGCTCACGTCCGACGGTCAATCAAATGTGCTGGTGGAAAAGGGCCGAGAaccttagtttttctttttttgtatcagTAAAATATACCCAAAACGTACACATAAGGTAATTTAGTTTACCACTTACACTGACCTTTATTTTTTCCTCCGTAGGGGAGAGAACCTTCTCCAGAGCATCACAGAAGAAGCTACAGAGACGTGGACCGGCCACGTAGATCACCTTCTCCACGCTACAGAAGAAGCCGCAGTCGCTCACCTAGGAGGTAAGAAAAACTGGCCAGCAGAATGTGCGGATTTATTAGTACAGCTTCTCCACGCTATGCATCTGTATGAAAAGGCGCTGACCGCCTTTTTATTCTCACAGGGGGGAAATCTAAATAGTGAGTTTTTGTTAGTGTTTCTTAATGAATGTATTGGTAGTGATTGTACACCTTACTGACGAGGCCCTATGCAAGCCAACCCAAGAGCAATCAAAATTCAAAATATCGGTTCTCACTGCACTAGAGATACAGTAATCACAGATGATAATGTGTGGGGTTGCAAGTGAAGTAATGATCTCTTCACAATGCCACATATGAGCAAAAACCTATTTGAGACTTGAGGATTAACCAAagagcaagctactgagtttttgGCCATTCTCCATATTCTGATCTTCTGTTTCATTTCTTCAGTTACCCAGCTTAGTTTCACTCATTTTATTGATCCTGCAGACATACCCACTGAAATCTCTCTTctttaaaaacatataatatgGGTCATTCTTTTGCAGTTATTTGTACTTTTTCTGATTAAAAAAAACTGGCAGTTTCCTGTAAACACAGGAGATATATATCCTTGTAACGGAGTATTTGATAAAGTGCACTTTGTTTAATCGTTGACTGTTGATTTTATAGTGTATCGGGAGCTCTGTTAATTCCATGCTTTTGTTTATATTACAGACGCAGTCGCTCCCCTAAAAGGAGGAGGTAGGTTTACGTAATGGTTACAAATTCTAATAACTTAAAAGGATCCTCACACAGATTTACTTCTCCTTTACAACTGTTTTCATTGATCTTGTTGGGTTAGCacaaaatgaaattaaaacatgcatttccCGTGAATTCCCCAAACTCACaattcttacccccccccccttaaatttTCACTTGTTTTGGGAACTCTTACCCAATGGCTGGTtattgatttctaaagacttggTGAATGTGCTTATCTACATGATGTCACTTGTGCATGTTCATGATTTAATTATAGTCCCCTCCAAACATTATTTGAGCGGACATTTCCCATTTATATTTAGTACATGATTGCAACTTCCAGAATTACTGTGATGAGTTTATGGGGCATATTTGACTAATTTCCAGATCAGGTTTTCTTACTTCCTTTTGAGAGAATTAACAGTTGCAGCAACAGTGGACTTAAATGGATTGCCGGATCTCCTCCATCATGAGATTTAGAAACATCTTGATCCATAGGTGAGGATGAATCTAAAGTAAACATGTAGTTAGCACACAAGGGAAGGAGTGAAGATcaccatttattattttttttttttttgtattagtctCTGCAGTTCTGATGAGGCACGAAATGCACCAGTGGTGATCTTCACTTCCTCACTCTGTGTGTCCTAACAAGGTTTACTTTAAATTTAATCTTGCCTATGGATCAAGGAATATCTTTCCTCATTATGGAGGAGATCCAGAAGTCCGTTTAAGTGTTTTTCTGCAGTTGCGGAACCTGCATGCCTCTCATAGGATGTAGATTTGTTTGTTGTTGCCTCCAGAGATCGATATATACATGTGTGCTATATGCTACACTGCACATTGCCTTGTTAAATCATCTTACCACAAGATTTACTCTGATTCTGAGGTAGCCACATCTGAAAGGAACCTTAGAAAGCTTGTTGCACTCAGCATTTTCAGTAATGTTTCACTAAACTGAATTTTAACTCCCTCATCTGACAGCCCTTCTCCTCCTCGGCGCGAAAGACACCGAAGTAAAAGTCCAAGGAGACACCGCAGTAGGTCCAGAGAGAGACGCCACCGATCCAAATCTAAATCTCCAGGTACTTGGAAATGTTTTGTTTCTCATATTGTTTCTTGGTGGTAATATGTAACAGCTGCATCCCTCGGCAATACTAGAAAGTCATGATTTGTGTTTGTCACCTAACAGGACATCATCGAAGTCACAGACATAGAAGCCATTCCAAGTCACCTGAAAGGTAAGTTTAGTTTTGCAGTTGTTtggtttactttttgttttgaaactgcggctctttaaccccttaaggaccaaacttctggaataaaagggaatcatgacatgtcacatgtcatgtgtccttaagggattacaataaatgaagattttttttgtattccatAATCTAGTTTTCATGACTCAAAAGTTAAACTAATAACCTACTCAATCTCGGGTGCTCTAGAAACCAGTTTGTTTGAGGAAGAGTAAGCACATGGTTGGTCATATCCCTTGGATAGTGTTCTTATTTGCAGCATGTTAATGAAGCATTTCATTCCTCTGACCGCTTCATATTAAATTAAGCTATACAGAGTATGCAAATGTTTAGCGTCTGCAATGCATATATTTAATTCCCTGTTTGTTTCAGGTCAAAGAAAAGTCATAAGAAAAGTAGAAGAGGCAACGagtaaaagaagaaaacaaatatttttatgtttaatagctttttttttttgtatataataaaCTTGCAACCCATGTCCATGTTTTTTGTTCTGGTTTCTGCTGGATTTTTAATAAATGCATAAACCACTGATGGTGGTCAGTATATACGTTGTCATAATTGGTCACTGCTGTACTAAGGGGTAGGTGCCGTGCTGAGCTGATGTGTCCCTGATATTTGTAAGTCTAATATGCCTTCACTTTTCTAGAAAGTACAACTGAAACATAGTATATGTAAATCTGTGCAGCTGTACTTCACACAAGGTATGTGATATCCTGGTTTTGCATGCACCAATTTAAAGTTCACTCAAATGAAAATAGTCACACTCCAAGGTGGTCCATGATTTTTCTTAGGGTACACTTGTCATTAAAGTTTGTTTTAAATCCCATCTATATGCATTTCACCTTTCAGTTACATACCCAAAGCACTGGCCCACCATCACAAGTTGAGTGTATTTGATCAAATTTGGCCTCATTCATGCTGTTTTTTCTTCCCATTAAAAACTGCTTTGATAAACAAAGGGGGGGAAGTTATGCAGCATTCTGAAGTTTTACACTGTCCCCACAACCTCTTCACAAAGCAACTTACTTAGTAGATGCCCTCGAAGTACCTATTGTCACTCAATCCCATAAAAATAAGAGAGATGTTACTGATTAGGAGGGCAGGGTCAAGTTGCTCAGCTCATACTGAGCTCATAtagggggtgggtgggagggagggttggAGGAAGTGAGTGCACACTGGGAAACCCGGTGCCGTCACTCTGACACCTTCACAGAGCATGGAATTGAAGGGCTGAGGGCTGTTTTTGAAAGAGCTGTGCAGGAAGATCTTTTGAACTCCCTGCTGAATCATGGGTGGCCCGAACAGAGCTGAACCCTTCAAGTAACACCTAGGGAATGTATAATGCCTGCCATATCCTAGGTACACCACCGAGTATctggtcatatactaaaggtagttttgttttattttgtttgtttacatataccgtatttttcgctccataagacgcactttttttccccctcaaaagtggagcgaatatgaagctttacttacctgtcttgaagcgtgggcccgcagcacagggcgcaccgcggtactggaacctCAATTCcaggttctggtttccggcgggactgaaaggaagtgcgcactcagctcagtgtgcacacttgctttcagtcccgccggaaaccggaacctgaaattgaagttccagtaccgcggtgcgccctgtgctgccggcccacgcttcaagacaggtaagtaattatgggacaaggggagggggacagtatgggagagaagagaagactatggggagagagggggggggatgaagactatggggagagagggggggggatgaagactatggggagagagggggggggatgaagactatggggagagagggggggggatgaagactatggggagagagggggggggatgaagactatggggagagaggggggggatgaagactatggggagagagggggggggatgaagactatggggagagagggggggggatgaagactatggggagagagggggggggatgaagactatggggagagagggggggatgaagactatggggagagagggggggggatgaagactatggggagagaggggggggatgaagactatggggagagggggggggatgaagactatggggagagaggggggggatgaagactatggggagggaggggggaatgaagactatggggagggaggggggaatgaagactatggggagggaggggggatgaagactagggggagagaggggggatgaagactagggggagagaggggggatgaagactagggggagaggggggggatgaagactatggggagggggggatgaagactatgaggaggaggggggaatgaagactatggggggggatgaagactatggggagggaggaggggggaatgaagactatgaggagggggggatgaagactatggggagggggggacacgggagaaaaaaatattctgaacaaactgtcccatagtaagaaacacaaacacagtttgttcagaatatttttttctgggtttcttcccctaaaaactaggtgcgtcttatggagcgaaaaatacggtacttcatttaacaaaaaaaaaaatatttcctttcaATACATGATGAAAGGATCATACTAAAAGAATATTGTTTAGGGGACAGTTGTCCACTaaagggtcagtaacacaaacatgtattcctgatcctatattgttaaaaacaccatctgtccctctaaatatagtaaaaatctaacatttactccagtctgctgctgcccctgatctgcctgcttggctgacatcttaAGAAGTGATTCCGTGAGCCAATCACCAATTGTTTCCcatgggaaatcattggattggctgagactgtcaaggagggaGATCGGAGATGCATCTGAGTGGTggtcactggaggtattcctagtctttaatgtaaatactgcctttcctTCAAAGGTaagaggcccagcaaaccaatcta belongs to Pelobates fuscus isolate aPelFus1 chromosome 7, aPelFus1.pri, whole genome shotgun sequence and includes:
- the PRPF38A gene encoding pre-mRNA-splicing factor 38A codes for the protein MANRTVKDAHSVHGTNPQYLVEKIIRTRIYESKYWKEECFGLTAELVVDKAMELKFVGGVFGGNIKPTPFLCLTLKMLQIQPEKDIIVEFIKNEDFKYVRALGALYMRLTGTASDCYKYLEPLYNDYRKVKTQNRDGDFELMHVDEFIDELLHSERVCDIILPRLQKRYVLEETEQLDPRVSALEEDMDDVESSDDEEEDDDKGREPSPEHHRRSYRDVDRPRRSPSPRYRRSRSRSPRRRSRSPKRRSPSPPRRERHRSKSPRRHRSRSRERRHRSKSKSPGHHRSHRHRSHSKSPERSKKSHKKSRRGNE